The Macaca thibetana thibetana isolate TM-01 chromosome 19, ASM2454274v1, whole genome shotgun sequence genome has a segment encoding these proteins:
- the FOSB gene encoding protein FosB isoform X1, which produces MFQAFPGDYDSGSRCSSSPSAESQYLSSVDSFGSPPTATASQECAGLGEMPGSFVPTVTAITTSQDLQWLVQPTLISSMAQSQGQPLASQPPVVDPYDMPGTSYSTPGMSGYSSGGASGSGGPSTSGTTSGPGPARPARARPRRPREETLTPEEEEKRRVRRERNKLAAAKCRNRRRELTDRLQAETDQLEEEKAELESEIAELQKEKERLEFVLVAHKPGCKIPYEEGPGPGPLAEVRDLPGSAPAKEDGFSWLLPPPPPPPLPFQTSQDAPPNLTASLFTHSEVQVLGDPFPVVNPSYTSSFVLTCPEVSAFAGAQRTSGSDQPSDPLNSPSLLAL; this is translated from the exons ATGTTTCAAGCTTTCCCCGGAGACTACGACTCCGGCTCCCGGTGCAGTTCCTCACCCTCTGCCGAGTCTCAATATCTGTCTTCGGTGGACTCCTTCGGCAGTCCACCCACCGCCACCGCCTCCCAG GAGTGCGCCGGTCTCGGGGAAATGCCCGGTTCCTTCGTGCCCACGGTCACCGCGATCACAACCAGCCAGGACCTCCAGTGGCTTGTGCAACCCACCCTCATCTCTTCCATGGCCCAGTCCCAGGGGCAGCCACTGGCCTCCCAGCCCCCGGTCGTCGATCCCTACGACATGCCGGGAACCAGCTACTCCACGCCAGGCATGAGTGGCTACAGCAGTGGCGGAGCGAGTGGCAGCGGTGGGCCTTCCACCAGCGGAACCACCAGTGGGCCTGGGCCTGCCCGCCCAGCCCGAGCCCGGCCTAGGAGACCCCGAGAAGAGACG CTCACcccagaggaagaggagaagcgAAGGGTGCGCCGGGAACGAAATAAACTAGCAGCAGCTAAATGCAGGAACCGGCGGAGGGAGCTGACCGACCGACTCCAGGCG GAGACAGATCAGttggaggaagaaaaagcagAGCTGGAGTCGGAGATCGCCGAGCTCCAAAAGGAGAAGGAACGTCTGGAGTTTGTGCTGGTGGCCCACAAACCGGGCTGCAAGATCCCCTACGAAGAGGGGCCTGGGCCGGGCCCGCTGGCGGAGGTGAGAGATTTGCCGGGCTCAGCACCGGCTAAGGAAGATGGCTTCAGCTGGCTGCTGCCGCCCCCGCCACCACCGCCCCTGCCCTTCCAGACCAGCCAAGACGCACCCCCCAACCTGACGGCTTCTCTCTTTACACACAGTGAAGTTCAAGTCCTCGGCGACCCCTTCCCCGTTGTTAACCCTTCGTACACTTCTTCGTTTGTCCTCACCTGCCCGGAGGTCTCCGCGTTCGCCGGCGCCCAACGCACCAGCGGCAGTGACCAGCCTTCCGATCCCCTGAACTCGCCCTCCCTCCTTGCTCTGTGA
- the FOSB gene encoding protein FosB isoform X2, with protein sequence MFQAFPGDYDSGSRCSSSPSAESQYLSSVDSFGSPPTATASQECAGLGEMPGSFVPTVTAITTSQDLQWLVQPTLISSMAQSQGQPLASQPPVVDPYDMPGTSYSTPGMSGYSSGGASGSGGPSTSGTTSGPGPARPARARPRRPREETLTPEEEEKRRVRRERNKLAAAKCRNRRRELTDRLQAETDQLEEEKAELESEIAELQKEKERLEFVLVAHKPGCKIPYEEGPGPGPLAE encoded by the exons ATGTTTCAAGCTTTCCCCGGAGACTACGACTCCGGCTCCCGGTGCAGTTCCTCACCCTCTGCCGAGTCTCAATATCTGTCTTCGGTGGACTCCTTCGGCAGTCCACCCACCGCCACCGCCTCCCAG GAGTGCGCCGGTCTCGGGGAAATGCCCGGTTCCTTCGTGCCCACGGTCACCGCGATCACAACCAGCCAGGACCTCCAGTGGCTTGTGCAACCCACCCTCATCTCTTCCATGGCCCAGTCCCAGGGGCAGCCACTGGCCTCCCAGCCCCCGGTCGTCGATCCCTACGACATGCCGGGAACCAGCTACTCCACGCCAGGCATGAGTGGCTACAGCAGTGGCGGAGCGAGTGGCAGCGGTGGGCCTTCCACCAGCGGAACCACCAGTGGGCCTGGGCCTGCCCGCCCAGCCCGAGCCCGGCCTAGGAGACCCCGAGAAGAGACG CTCACcccagaggaagaggagaagcgAAGGGTGCGCCGGGAACGAAATAAACTAGCAGCAGCTAAATGCAGGAACCGGCGGAGGGAGCTGACCGACCGACTCCAGGCG GAGACAGATCAGttggaggaagaaaaagcagAGCTGGAGTCGGAGATCGCCGAGCTCCAAAAGGAGAAGGAACGTCTGGAGTTTGTGCTGGTGGCCCACAAACCGGGCTGCAAGATCCCCTACGAAGAGGGGCCTGGGCCGGGCCCGCTGGCGGAG TGA